Part of the Aureitalea marina genome, GTCACTTGTCCCTGCATCTTGTTACAAGCACGAGCGATCCAATCCGGTGCACCGATATACCCTATCCTCCAACCAGTCATGCTGAAAGCCTTGGATACACCATTAACGGTAACCGTTCTGTCATACATATCCTCAAATTGCGCCATGGAGGCATGTCCGCCAACAAAATTGATGTGTTCGTATATCTCGTCACTGACCACTATGATCTGTGGGTGATCCACCAAAACATCGGCCAGGGCCCGCAATTCTTCTTTGCTGTAGACCGAGCCACTTGGATTACAGGGAGACGAATAGATCATCATCTTTGTCCTGGGGCTAATGGCAGCTCTTAGTGACTCTGGAGTGATCTTGAAATCGGTTTCAATACTTGTATCAATGGGCACAGGAACTCCTCCGGCTACCTTACTGATATCGCTATAACTGACCCAGTATGGAGCAGGCAAGAGCACCTCGTCTCCTTCATTCAACAGGACCTGGGCCAGGTTGGCCAAAGACTGCTTGGCTCCCGTGGATACTACGATCTGGGTCGGATTGTAGCTCAGTCCGTTATCTCGTTTGAACTTCTCGATGATCGCAGTCTTGAGATCCGCATATCCATCTACGGGGGTATAGGAATGGTAATCGTCATTGATGGCCTGAACAGCGGCTTCTTTAACAAACTCAGGTACCGTAAAATCGGGTTCTCCTAGACTCAGGCCAATGATGTCTTTACCTTGACCTCGAAGTTCGCGTGCCTTGGCTGCCATAGCCAAGGTGGCCGAAGTAGCCATTTCGTTGACACGCTTCGATAATTGTGGGTTGCTCATGATCAGATACTCAAAGCGGGATTAGCGCCTAACTGCTTCAAATGCTGGAAGTGGGCGATCACTGCTTTTCGTGTGGTTTTATATTCGTTATAAGGTAGATTGAATTCGATGGCTGTAGACTTCACGATCTGAGAGATCTTGGTGTAGTGAATATGACTGATGTTGGGAAAGATGTGATGTTCTACCTGGTGGTTAAGCCCACCTGTGAACCAATTGACGATCCGGTTTTTAGTGGAGAAATTGACAGTGGTAAATAACTGGTGAATGGCCCAGGTATTCTTCATATTTCCAGCTTCGTCCGGTACAGGCATCTCGGCGTCTTCCACTACATGAGCTAGTTGGAATACTACACTCAAAATAAGTCCGGCTGTGTAGTGCATCACAAAGAATCCGATCAGTATCTTCCACCAAACAATATTGAAAAACAAGATCGGGATCACCAACCAGACGATGGCATAGACCACTTTGAACAATATGAGGGTACTCCATTGCTTGAGAGGTGAAGGAAGCTTCCCGTAGGACAATTTACGGTCCAAATATCTTTTGGTTTGTTTGAAGTCCGCTGTCAGCACCCAATTGATGGTCAGCAGTCCATAGAGGAATATGCTGTAAATATGCTGAAATCGGTGAAACCATTTCCAATTGTGATGTTCTGAAAATCGCATGATGGACCCAGTTTCCATATCCTCATCGTGTCCGTGAATGTTGGTATACGTATGGTGGAGTACATTATGCTGTACTTGCCAATTGTAAACATTACCGGCAAGGATATAGATACTTCCTCCCATTAGTTTGTTCACCCATTTCTTGGACGAATAAGAACCGTGATTAGCGTCGTGCATCACATTCATACCCACTCCGGCCATACCAACACCCATAACAACAGCTAGAATAAGCTGCAGCCAGCCGGGCATATCGATCAGCATGATCAGGAAGTAGGGCGCCAGGTAAAGCAGGAACATCACAACTGTTTTCAGATGCAATTTCCAGTTACCGGACCGGGCAACATTATTTTCTTTAAAATATTGATTTACACGCTTGTTCAGAGTCCTGAAAAAATTAGAGGAATCCGTGCGTGAGAATTTGACTTGATTTTCCAAGAGAGCAATTTTTGGTAAAAACACAAAAATACGTATTCTTGACGCAATACGAGAGGGCATATCATAAAGTTATCCCAAGAATAATTAAATTCGCTGCCTCTTCTGCTATGGATCGAATTCAACATTATTTTCCGGATCTTACCATAAACCAAACGGGTCAGTTCTCGCTGATGCGTGAACTCTACGAGGACTGGAACAGTAAAATCAATGTGGTCTCCAGGAAGGATGTAGACGAACTTTATTTACGGCATGTCTTACATTCCCTGGGGATTGCCAAAGTGCAACCATTTCTACCTGGAACAGAGGTCATGGATGTTGGAACGGGAGGAGGATTCCCAGGTATTCCCCTGGCAGTTTTATTTCCTCAGACCCAATTTCACCTGGTGGACAGTATCGGGAAGAAGATCAAGGTGGTAGAGGAGGTTGTCAAGGGATTGCAGTTGGAAAATGTTCGTTTTACCCATGGTCGTGCGGAAGATGTGAACAAGGAGTATGACTTCATAGTCAGTCGTGCCGTCGCCCGAATGGATGCATTCCATCGATGGGTTAAAGGCAAAGTGAAAGCAGAAAGTCGTCATCAGTTAAGCAATGGGATCCTCTATCTAAAAGGTGGAGATCTGGTCGAAGAACTCGCGCCCTTTCCCAATGCCCGGATCTATCCGTTGTCCGCCTATTTTCAGGAGGAATTCTTCGAGACCAAGTCCGTCGTTCATCTTCCCGTGAAATAAAAAACCCACCGCGATGGGTGGGTTCTGGATTTTAGTTCACTTAAACTATCCCAGGAAAGGATATCTGTAATCCGTTGGTGTTACAAAGGTCTCTTTCACCATACGGGGAGAGATCCAGCGATACAAATTCAGCTTACTTCCCGCTTTGTCGTTGGTTCCGCTTCCTCTGGCGCCTCCAAATGGTTGCTGACCAACAACTGCACCTGTTGGCTTGTCGTTGATGTAGAAGTTACCGGCAGCATTTTCC contains:
- a CDS encoding fatty acid desaturase family protein, which encodes MALLENQVKFSRTDSSNFFRTLNKRVNQYFKENNVARSGNWKLHLKTVVMFLLYLAPYFLIMLIDMPGWLQLILAVVMGVGMAGVGMNVMHDANHGSYSSKKWVNKLMGGSIYILAGNVYNWQVQHNVLHHTYTNIHGHDEDMETGSIMRFSEHHNWKWFHRFQHIYSIFLYGLLTINWVLTADFKQTKRYLDRKLSYGKLPSPLKQWSTLILFKVVYAIVWLVIPILFFNIVWWKILIGFFVMHYTAGLILSVVFQLAHVVEDAEMPVPDEAGNMKNTWAIHQLFTTVNFSTKNRIVNWFTGGLNHQVEHHIFPNISHIHYTKISQIVKSTAIEFNLPYNEYKTTRKAVIAHFQHLKQLGANPALSI
- a CDS encoding pyridoxal phosphate-dependent aminotransferase; this encodes MSNPQLSKRVNEMATSATLAMAAKARELRGQGKDIIGLSLGEPDFTVPEFVKEAAVQAINDDYHSYTPVDGYADLKTAIIEKFKRDNGLSYNPTQIVVSTGAKQSLANLAQVLLNEGDEVLLPAPYWVSYSDISKVAGGVPVPIDTSIETDFKITPESLRAAISPRTKMMIYSSPCNPSGSVYSKEELRALADVLVDHPQIIVVSDEIYEHINFVGGHASMAQFEDMYDRTVTVNGVSKAFSMTGWRIGYIGAPDWIARACNKMQGQVTSGANCIAQRATIAALESPPSAIQYMIDAFQSRRELILGLLADIPGFKCNEPEGAFYVFPDVSHYFGKTINGTTIFDSSDFAMYLLEEAGVATVTGAAFGDPNCIRISYAASEEDIKEAMSRIKNALS
- the rsmG gene encoding 16S rRNA (guanine(527)-N(7))-methyltransferase RsmG; this translates as MDRIQHYFPDLTINQTGQFSLMRELYEDWNSKINVVSRKDVDELYLRHVLHSLGIAKVQPFLPGTEVMDVGTGGGFPGIPLAVLFPQTQFHLVDSIGKKIKVVEEVVKGLQLENVRFTHGRAEDVNKEYDFIVSRAVARMDAFHRWVKGKVKAESRHQLSNGILYLKGGDLVEELAPFPNARIYPLSAYFQEEFFETKSVVHLPVK